The following DNA comes from Epinephelus lanceolatus isolate andai-2023 chromosome 1, ASM4190304v1, whole genome shotgun sequence.
AGATCATCTGCCTCATatactactgtcaggataccAGAGGTGGGACCATGTCATTGTttgcaagtcccaagtcctaaactttgccTTCCCAGAcccaaacaagtcataatgtacTCCTCATTAAATGTAATGTCAGTGTTAAACTTACAAAAATCATTAATGCTCTCTgatatttgcatttatttgttaaaacaagtttctTAAAAGGTTAATTAGTTgataagctaatgttagctaagctTTAGCTCGCTAACCATGCTAGTATTAGCCTTAGATTATTGTTCTTTTTACAACTTCAAATGTCGAATTaagttggaagttgttgcatctttatctgtaatatttgacccacatgttttgcatactgcaatctGTAGTTTTTTTATGTAAGCGCAATTATCTTTTCTagaattttttttccaaatggcGCTCAATAGAGCACTGTTAGTTcatcatggttctctcctgcaacttaaGTGGATGCCGtcggattggttcaaacaaagtggtcCATCCTGGGAATTCAGCAATGACTTGTTGGAAATGGGTAGCAGtaatgttagttgattcaggGAATAAGGGGAAATAAATTGTTTCGTGTTacactttttaatgacatagcctattttttttttaatctgtgtcCTGGGGCAAAGTATCAAGtatcaagtcaaaaggctcaagtccaagtgaagtcaggAGTCACTGGTGTTTAAGTCGGAGTTGAGTTTCAAGTCTTTTTAgattttgtcaagttgagtctaaagtcatcaaatttgtgattcaagtccaagtcatgtgactcaagtccaaatCTCTATATGCTATAGtgacagttaaaaaaacagggggaaaaaaagtttttgtcacatttgcaAAAAAAGTTACCTACTGTAGCTTCAAAGACAATGACAAACAGTGTATTGAAAATGGTCTTTAATGCAAGAATTGGACGGAAAATATCACTTTTCAGAACATCTACAAATACACAACAATCTTAGTTATAAAAGTCAAAAATAAgttagcaaaaaataaaaaataaaatggcaaaaCCACTCTGTAGAAAAAGGGAACGTATTTACATCACTAGCATTCATAACCAGTTTAAATTAAGCAGATCTTGGTCAAAACTGCCCTGGTACATATTGGCCCCACAAATAAActcatgtttttttaagcataaaaacacacacaaaaagaatgAAAGATCAGGGAAAGGTTTCGAAAAAGAGGAAACTTAAATTAAGTAAGGAGAAAACCAGGCTTTATCATTCCTCTGTGGCTCTGTCAGACTGAAGGGAAGCCTAACAGAGATCCACTCTAGTAACTAGGTGTCGGGTTCATGCAGTAAAGTCCTTGAATCTCTAGTTAGACTAAGCTCCTGTGGCTCTGGCAGACACCTCTGGACCACGGGATAAGGCAGAAAATGAAGGGAATAAGGCCTCATTGTGAACGGGAGGAATTCAGTTTGACTAGCGGACCCATCAAACAACAGAGTTATAATTCAAATAAATCACTATTTTAAATTTTTAGAATAAGACACTAACATCAGTAGAGCtgagaaataaattaaattggACCAGTTATCAGCCTGCTTTGCCAATtgtcattttcctttttgtctgtGGCTCTCTGTGCACCTATGGGTCCGCTGTGTGGAGGGTCTACTTGGGAATGTCCACAGGAAAGGCCACAGCTCCGCCTGCTGTAGAGATGCCCTCCACGATGGAGGTCAGGGCACGCATGTTCCCCTGCTCTGGAGAGTCAGCAGCACTTAGGAGATCTGCAAAGAGACCCAGTCACACGTTGAGTATCTGTGCGATGGATCTTTTTGTGCCATCCAATAAGACTTATGAACCGTACTCACCCTCACTGCTGTAGCTCTGTGTGCACTGCTCCGGAGTGCTGCTCCACTCTGGGCTACTGCAGCAGGTGCTGCCTGAACTGGGCTCACTTGAAGACGACAcctgttaccatggagatgCACACACAGAAGTTGCTGTCAGTCACACTGTGTTATGACACGGCACACCCCGTccctcacagaaacacagcacaTAGTACAGTGTGGTGCAATACccaaaaacacaccaacaccaatacattttttaatcccacacagacacaagatgAACAAGAGGAGCAAGACTTTCCCATCAGAAAATAACAGCTGAATATCAAACAATATCAAACCGTCTGACAGTTGTTGTCGGATTGATATATTTCAGCACCTGTCCGATCAGTTTGTTATCGTCTCTTTGAACCTTCAAATAAGCTTTCTATTGTCTGACACATTACAACTGAACACTGgactatattttaaaaaaaaaaagaagtgtattGATTCGATCTGTGCCTCAAACAGTGATTGATTATAGAGCAGGTTTTAAGGCGTATCAGATCTTCAAAGTCACACATCGTCAAGAACTTTTTTACTTTGACCATTTTTCCAGATTCACCTACTTCATGTATCTCCTTCTCTACTTCTCATCATCTGCTTCTCTGACCTTCTGCTTCTACTCATCCCTCCTCTGTCCTACTCACTCTGGGTTGGGTCGGGTTGGGTCGGTAGTGCAGTCCCTGCTGTCCTGTCTCAGTGTCCTGCTGGTTGAGAGAAGACaccagggcctgcagcctttcGATATACTGGATGGCGCTCCGCAAGATCTCCACCTTGGGCAGCCTCTGGTTTGGGTTCATCAAGGTGCTCCTCTTCAGAGCATCAAAGGCCTCGTTCACCTTCTTCAGACGCCTCTTCTCCCTCATCGTGGCCGCTCTCCGACGGTCCATGGTAACCGTCTTCCTTTTGCACAGCTTACAGGCCCAGGGCAGGCACTGACCCGGGCAGTGGGTCTCGGAGTGAGGCGACAGGCTGGATGGAGAGGGTTTGTCCTCAGTTCCTGTCACCCCAACTCCAACGCCCCCAGACAGACTCCCACATAAGCCCATCATGGAGTTCCTATCCTGATAGGTGGATTGGTCGTACCCCCCGGGCAGGCGAGAGGGGAAGTAGCTGTCCCCTCCTTCATAGAAGCGCTGGTCAGGGAAGAAGTAAGGGTTGGTCTCGAAAAGCTCCATGCTGGACGATGCCGTGGTCTGAAAGGGGACAAAGATTCCTGCTTCCCCTGGAACTGCTCTACTGTATGTGGTGTTCGGTCCTGCGCCTGGAgcgtgtgtgtcagagtgtacGTGTGTGCGGCTGTCTTCGTCCCCTGGTCTGAGTTTGTGATGAGTGGAAGACGTGTGGAGAACAACTGGTGTGGAGCAACTGTAGGCTGGCATTTAAACCCCTCTGCCTGCTGCAGGATCACAGGGTTAAATTTAGCACGAGCCCCCAGAAACCTGACACGACGTTTAGCTGTTGCTGCACATCTACACTTCACATCTTTGTTGGGTCCTGCTCTCTAGGGctttggtgtgtgtatgtgtgtgtgcgcgcgtgtgtgcgtGGTTAAGAGGCCAGGATATGATCAAGTTGCCGTGGAAATGGGAGTGATAACCTGGGATCAAAGATGTCCGTCTTAATGAGCTAATCCCAGACTTGCGTCTCCCTCCATGACACCATACATAAAGTCCCCTGGCatgagggtggaggaggggacAGTAGGGACAGTCTGGAGACAGCTGTCACTTCTAGTAGGAGCCAATGATAAGCAATGACAAGAAGTTGTTTGACTCCTAGTTCTAGATGGGAAAGGGAATGAGGCCAGAGATTGTTGTTTACTCAAAACTAGGTCACAGATAAACACTCATACCTTGTTGTGACTGACGGTTCAGAAAGATCAACCAGGTCGATACTAAATATGTAAAAGCGTAGGTGACATAAAAGCTCATGCCATTGTTGGGTCTTGGTTTTATGTAACCACATTCATATCTACTGACTTCCCTTCTAAGATGATTGCACAGGATGATGACAGTGACCTTTTGAGCTATACTGGACTCACAGTCAGACAAGCCCACGCAGGAATGGACAgatttaagtacagtaaatcgAGAAGCAAGTTGACACCCGCTCCCGTTACTCTCAGAAATCGAGGGGCAATAATGACACGGCCACGCAGAGGTGTGGCCTTCGTTGTTCTGACCTCTTCCAGTTAGTCGCAGTGTTAGCCTAGCCACCGGGTGCTAATCCTTCCAGGACATGTCTCGCTGAATAGCTCACCAGTTAATTCGGACTGGCTTCCGATAACATGGACAaacagccaaaacacacacttctgtCAGAGGAGAGGTGGCCTGGAATGACGGGCATAGTGAGAGATGTGTTACATCCCTGTGTGTCCTATATCATCACCAGAGGTTTATCACAGTAATATACACATACAGGCAGGAAATGTTTGCTGGAGATGGAGAACTGATCAGTTTTGTGGCCACAGTGCATGATATGGTGTCTGGTGCATACTTCTGCCAATGACACATCAAGTCAAGCCTGTCATCTTTCCAACAACAATTGCCAAAAACAATCTTTAAAATATTTCATCATAGCACCACAGGTTTATATTTACTCTTACAATTATGTTTTTCATAATGAGTAGTGCCCCAAACTGCAAAAGGCACTAACAGATTTATTAGATGTGTCAAAAAATATAAGTAAATTGCATTATAACAAATACTGGTgaagtaaataataataataaatagtgTTCAATTATTAAAATTGAATGTAGAAAGGAACCAATTGctaaaataagttaaaactttgtttatttagctcctttatTTATCTGTCACTATCTATCTTTCTcacatttctttactttttcaCAGGATTCCCAAACTTCCTTATGCACATTGACATGAACACAGCCTAGAGAGGAACTGAGAGAACTGACGACAGCTAATTTACCAGCAAACTCAGAAAGCCAACACACTGAGCACCAGCTTTTACAGCCAggggtggagaatgggccccTTGGCACAGATTATGCAAAAGGCCACCACCACGCAAGACATACAGACTTGGTGGTGGTTTTGCGTCTGTTTTtctagttttgtgtctttttgtgattgttctgtgtctttttaggtcattttgtgtgtctttgtggttgttttgtgtctctttattgtcattttttgtctctttgtggttgttttatgtcttttaggtcattttgtgtctctttttatgtcattttgtttctccttgtttacattttgtgtctcttcattgtcattttttgtctctttgtggttgttttatgtctctttgtagttactctgtgtgtctttatggttgttttgtgcctctttgttgtcatttttgtgtcttggtggttgtttgggtctctttgtagttattgtgtgtgtctttgtggttgttttgtgtctttttaggtcattttgtgtctctctgtagtcaatTAGTTTCTCTTTttagataattttgtgtctcactgtggttattttgcacctttttgtagttattttgtggcTCTGTAGGTCACCTTATGTCTCTATGTGGTTgctttgtgcctctttgttgtcattttgtctctctttgtggttgttttgtgtctctttggttgttttgtgtctctttattgtcattgtggtGTCATTGTGGTGACTGTGTCTCTATGtggtctttttgtttctctttgttgtcattttgtgtctctttgtgcttgttttgtcactttttgtagttattttgtgtctctgcagctcctttctctctctttgtgtctctttgtggtctttttgtctctctttgtagtcatcttgtatctctttgtggtctttttgtctctctttgtgtctctttgtggtcattttgtgtctctttgtggtctttttgtgtctctttgtggtctttttgagcaggtgaaggccagggaggtccctgacactttgggccctggGCTTGTGCCcggtaggcctgttcagtaatctaTCCATGTTTACAGCTGGCCACCTAGCCACAGCTGTTGTTATAAAACTACCAGTGCCAGTGCAGATAATAAATAGTGTGGGAAGCTTTAATGTTAATTGTCCACATACTGTTTACTGCTGTGGCAGCAACAAACTCTTGTTACAGCATTAAAACAATTTAGCTGTCAAGCTAACACTAACAAAGTTTCATCTTCTCAGCAACTAGCTGCCAGCACAGTGCACAGTTTATTTAGtacagcacctttcacagagcaagatcacaaagtgcttcacacaaTAAGCACTTATTAAGAGTAAACTAGTGCTTTAATAAAGGCAGGTGTGCAAGAGGCCTAAATATATGTAAAAGCACTCAAAAAGTGGGTAAATACACACCATGTTGTCTGCTACAGGTGCCTAATTTGAGGGATTAGGCTGGAGGTCATTTGCAAGAAAAAGTCATGACTACACTTGTTACATTACCTGTTATCCCATCCTGTACTTACATATACTTATTTCAGTactttatttattctgtttcttAATTTGAGGGCATTAACAATGAAGTTACTTTCACAGTCTAAACAGAATTGATGTTTTGTGGTGAGTGAAAGTATCCTGCTCAGTGTAAGATGAAATAACTCGCTGATACAGACAGAGGAAGCCTCTGGGACCGGATGCCAGGCAGCGGTCTGGCAGGACTGGCTGGTGGCTCGTGGTCTATAGTCTACAGTCCTGGGCTTTGGGCTCGGGGTTTGGGTTTGGGGTTGAGGCAGAGTGCAGAGACGAGGTTTGGCGCAGGGCTGCGGTGGGCTGTCAGGTTAGTCTGTGATGGATAGTCACTGATGGTGGAGCGAGTACAAAGACGCCTGTGTTGCTCTCAGGGGTACAGCAGGGAGGGGGTCTGCAGTGTGTCAGAGTCACTCATAACCCTCTGTCATCGTAACCCATTGTCAGCAGAACCAGagaacttgtgtgtgtgtgtgtgtatgtgtgtgtgtgtgtgtgtgtgtgtgtgtgtatcagtatcAGGCACCCACTTGTGTCTTGTTTGAAGAACAAGTCCCCTCTCAGCATTTTCAAGTGAACACTTGAGATGCAGTAAACCAGAGATCAGGTGTTTATTTACTGTTTGCAGACACTGCTCATGTGTATCTTCCATCCCTAAATTCAGCTAACAAATCAAATGAGACTAACAAAATACAGATCAGATGAAACATTCACTCAAGTGACAGAATTACAACTAGATTTGAGCTGTCTTTATCTTTTTGAGACTTGTGCTGTATATCTGTTTGAACATGACCACCCACATGTAAGAggtaacacaaaataaaatatgtttgaaTATTTATAATTACATTTGATTTTATTCTAAAGAGCACATCTTTTCATAGAACAAGTAAAGACCTCAGAGAAACcaaataaacagcaataaacCTTCAATGTGCTATTATTATTTACACTCCAAAAATATTTAGACTCAAAATCCCCTTTGTATGTGTGCACAAGTGTGTTTGGctccacatgtgtgtgtgtgtgtgtgttttatgtatgtGTGCTTGCATatctatgagtgtgtgtgtctaacaGGGATTGCCCTGTCACTGGCAACACTGTTCCACTTCTCCTCAGTGACAAGCAGCAGCACATTGTGGGACAGCTGAGCAGGAGgcaggggggaggagggggagagggatcAATCCTCCTCACCCCAGGTTAGCCTCAAGATCATCACTGACCTGGAGAACTGTCATCTGAGCGCAGTCGGGAAATCTCAGATATGTAAGaggagaaaaacacaacaacagtgacagtgtgttgaTTAAAGGGGGATAAAGAAGGACCACTATCCAGTGAGATAAAATATGATACACAATAACCACAACATTAGACTACAGtcagtggagtgtgtgtgttgggtgctGCTTTTACAGGCCCTCGATTTTCTTGATGTCTAATGTTGATGTTCTAAGACAGTTATTTGAGTTTGAGTTTTTAAGCCCTTGTGCTCTAGAGAGAACTATTTAAGAGTTTTATTCATCCCCAAACTCATTTGCCACCAGAAACAATTAATATATACAACAAACTATATAGACAATACATTCGTAAtacacaacaaatacaaaaacaacaaacaaatgacacaataaaaagccatttgAGACATAATTTTTAGAGACCATGTCTAAGTGTTCATTAGAAATCTGACTGCTTGAACAAAGGATCGTTTCTAGTTTGATGGTTTTTCTCTTTACAACAGTGACCTCATGTCAGTCTAGAGTAAAGCCAATCGCTAAGCCAGCCTTTCTGATCATCTTATTGATCCTGTTTTTATCATCTTCAGTGATTCTGCCCCCCACAGCATGAAAGAGGACACAGCTAAGATTCcctgataacaaaaaaaaaaacacgtagAAACGTCTTGCTGATATCAGAGGACTCAAGCTTACTTTAAAAGAATAGTTTGACTGAGCCTTCTTGAATACaacatcagtgttgtttttccagTTTCCGTACACTAAAACTAAAACGGTAATTGCTGGAAAGTCTGCTAGATGTATTTAAACTTAAGTAAATACTCATTATATGTGCTAATTATATGCTTGCCGACAAATGGACTCTCTTAGGTTAGctagcatccatccatccaccaggCTCATGAGGGGcttgagcctatcccagctgatactGAGCTTAAGGctggatacaccctggacaggtctcaGGACTAACACtgggctagctagctagctattaTTTGGAAGTAATTGGAAGTGTACCAGTTGAACGCTTCCGTTTTCCCTTAACTTAGAACCAAGCAGACATTGTCCTTCCCAGGCTCCTTTACAATTCATTGTAATAAATTCAAGATCAGTTCCTTTCCAGCAAAAAAATTTGGTAACTTTTTGTAGTATTTTGCCTTAGAGATATATTTTTATAGAAGTCATTAGAGTGCCCACTACCTCTCCTGGTAGAGCAAGCACCCCACATACCAAGGGTGTGTCCTTGCTGTGGTGGCAGTGGGTTCGATTCAAACCCActgccctttgctgcatgttatccCCCCTCTCTCACTCACGCACTTGTGCTGTATCTGTTCCATGAAATAAAGGCAAAGAGCcccaaaaatatcattaaaaaaaaatcgttttgttttttaaaatgtaatgcaaTTAACTGATATTATTAAAGTTTCTGTCAACATACAAACCTGGTCAGCCTCTATTCCATTACCAAAACAGTGGGTACCTTTTAATTATAGGATGAATAGAGTTGTGGTAGGAGCAACATGAACATTAGATACAGATTTTAAAGAATGTACTGttaatattaataaattaatttatttttattttgccttt
Coding sequences within:
- the myog gene encoding myogenin yields the protein MELFETNPYFFPDQRFYEGGDSYFPSRLPGGYDQSTYQDRNSMMGLCGSLSGGVGVGVTGTEDKPSPSSLSPHSETHCPGQCLPWACKLCKRKTVTMDRRRAATMREKRRLKKVNEAFDALKRSTLMNPNQRLPKVEILRSAIQYIERLQALVSSLNQQDTETGQQGLHYRPNPTQPRVSSSSEPSSGSTCCSSPEWSSTPEQCTQSYSSEDLLSAADSPEQGNMRALTSIVEGISTAGGAVAFPVDIPK